TGACAATGGTAGAGGGACTGATAATGGCAGTAGTAGTCATATCTATTGTGATAATGTGTAGTGGCAACAATGGTAGAGGGACTGataatggcagtagtagtgacAATGGTAGAGGGACTGATAATGGCAGTAGTAGTCATATGACAATGGTGGGACTGATAATGGTGGTGACAATGGTAGAGGGACTgaatggcagtagtagtggcagaCAATGGTAAAGGGACTGataatggcagtagtagtgacaatggtagagggactgataatggcagtagtagtggcagtagacaatggtagagggactgataatggcagtagtagtgaaatggtagagggactgataatggcagtagtagtggcatAAGTAGTGACAATGGTAAAGGGATGATAATGGGTGGCAACAATGGTAGAGGAATTGataatggcagtagtagtgacaatggtagagggactgataatggcagtagtagtggcagaAGTAGTGACAATGGTAAAGGGATTGATAATGGCAGTAGTAGTCATATCTATTGTGATAGTGGTGGCAACAATGGTAGAGGGATTGataatggcagtagtagtgacagtagtagtgACAATGGTAAAGGGACTGataatggcagtagtagtggcagaAGTAGTGACAATGGTAGAGGGACTGataatggcagtagtagtggcagaAGTAGTGACAATGGTAGTGACAATGGGACTGATAATGGCAGTAGTAGTAAAGGGACTGATAATGACAATGGTAGAGGGACTGATAATGGCAGTAGTAGATAGAGGGCAGTGGCAGAAGTAGTGACAATGGTAAAGGGACTGataatggcagtagtagtggcagaAGTAGTGACAATGGTAAAGGGACTGataatggcagtagtagtggcagaAGTAGTGACAATGGTAAAGGGACTGataatggcagtagtagtgggCAGTGGCAAGTAGTGACAATGGTAAAGGGACTGataatggcagtagtagtggcagaAGTAGTGACAATGGTAAAGGGACTGataatggcagtagtagtggcagaAGTAGTGACAATGGTAAAGGGACTGataatggcagtagtagtggcagaAGTAGTGACAATGGTAAAGGGATTGATAATGGCAGTAGTAGGTAGAGGGACAGTCAATGGTAGAGGGACTGATAATGGcatagtagtggcagtagtacaATGGTAAAGGGACTGataatggcagtagtagtgacAATGGTAGTAGTGAGAAGTAGTGACAATGGTAAAGGGACTGataatggcagtagtagtggcagtagtagtgacaatggtagagggactgataatggcagtagtagtggcagaAGTAGTGACAATGGTAAAGGGACTGataatggcagtagtagtggcagaAGTAGTGACAATGGTAAAGGGACTGataatggcagtagtagtggcagaAGTAGTGACAATGGTAGAGGGACTGataatggcagtagtagtggcatAATGGCAGTAGTGACAATGGTAAAGGGACTGataatggcagtagtagtggcagaAGTAGTGACAATGGTAAAGGGACTGataatggcagtagtagtggcagaAGTAGTGACAATGGTAAAGGGACTGataatggcagtagtagtggcagaAGTAGTGACAATGGTAAAGGGACTAATGATAATGGCAGTGAGGTAGAGGAATGATAATGTGataatggcagtagtagtggcagaAGTAGTGACAATGGTAGAGGGACTGataatggcagtagtagtggcagaAGTAGTGACAATGGTAGAGGGATTGataatggcagtagtagtggcagaAGTAGTGACAATGGTAAAGGGACTGataatggcagtagtagtggcagaAGTAGTGACAATGGTAGAGGGACTGataatggcagtagtagtggcagaAGTAGTGACAATGGTAAAGGGACTGataatggcagtagtagtggcagaAGTAGTGACAATGGTAGAGGGATTGataatggcagtagtagtggcagaAGTAGTGACAATGGTAAAGGGACTGataatggcagtagtagtggcagaAGTAGTGACAATGGTAGAGGGACTGataatggcagtagtagtggcagaAGTAGTGACAATGGTAGAGGGACTGataatggcagtagtagtggcagaAGTAGTGACAATGGTAGAGGGACTGataatggcagtagtagtggcagaAGTAGTGACAATGGTAGAGGAATTGataatggcagtagtagtgacaatggtagagggactgataatggcagtagtagtggcagaAGTAGTGACAATGGTAAAGGGACTGataatggcagtagtagtggcagaAGTAGTGACAATGGTAGAGGGACTGataatggcagtagtagtggcagaAGTAGTGACAATGGTAAAGGGACTGataatggcagtagtagtggcagaAGTAGTGACAATGGTAGAGGGATAATGGCAGTGataatggcagtagtagtggcagaAGTAGTGACAATGGTAAAGGGACTGataatggcagtagtagtggcagaAGTAGTGACAATGGTAGAGGGACTGATAATGataatggcagtagtagtggcagaAGTAGTGACAATGGTAGAGGGACTGataatggcagtagtagtggcagaAGTAGTGACAATGGTAAAGGGACTGataatggcagtagtagtggcagaAGTAGTGACAATGGTAGAGGGACTGataatggcagtagtagtggcagaAGTAGTGACAATGGTAGAGGGACTGataatggcagtagtagtgacaatggtagagggactgataatggcagtagtagtgggtaAAGGGACTGATAATAGTAGTGGCAGAAGTAGTGACAATGGTAGAGGGACTGATGataatggcagtagtagtgacagtgaCAATGGTAAAGGGACTGataatggcagtagtagtggcagaAGTAGTGACAATGGTAGAGGGACTGataatggcagtagtagtggcagaAGTAGTGACAATGGTAAAGGGACTGataatggcagtagtagtggcagaAGTAGTGACAATGGTAGACAATGGataatggcagtagtagtgatacaatggtagagggactgataatggcagtagtagtggcagaAGTAGTGACAATGGTAAAGGGACTTGataatggcagtagtagtggcagaAGTAGTGACAATGGTAAAGGGACTGataatggcagtagtagtggtaaaGGGACataatggcagtagtagtggcagaAGTAGTGACAATGGTAGAGGGATTGataatggcagtagtagtggcagaAGTAGTGACAATGGTAAAGGGACTGATAATGGCAATAGTAGTGGCAGAGTAGTAGTGACAATGGTAAAGGGACTGataatggcagtagtagtggcagaAGTAGTGACAATGGTAAAGGGACTGataatggcagtagtagtggcagaAGTAGTGACAATGGTAGAGGGACTGataatggcagtagtagtggcagaAGTAGTGACAATGGTAGAGGGACTGATAATGACAATGGCAGAAGTAGTGACAATGGTAGAGGAATaaatggcagtagtagtggcagaAGTAGTGACAATGGTAAAGGGACTGataatggcagtagtagtggcagaAGTAGTGACAATGGTAGAGGGACTGataatggcagtagtagtagcagaagtagtgacaatggtagagggactgataatggcagtagtagtgacAGAAGTAGTGACAATGTTAGCACGGCACTTGCTATTCAAAGAGCAGCACCTCAGTACCAGAGATTTGGGCAACCCGTGAGTGTTACCCCATCGTAGAAAGGGTTTAGCTGAAATATGAGGTGCTGTATTAGCAGCCAGCACGTTTAGCTTGGACAACACACAATAGGAGTAACCCAATCACCAGCGGTGCCCTGTCATCACTCCACCATATGGTGCCTATTGAGTTCCCCTGAAATATTCAGGAGAGCTCAGTCTGTTCCCCCTGACACAGATCTATCTGACACAGATCGATCTGAGCTGGGCAGTGTTGGGAGTCAGGTTACTGTGGTTAGTGCTTATGGTAAGAGGTGTGGCAGGAGTTTGAATGGGGAATGGGAAGGGAGTAGTGAGGGGATTTACCCTCCCTCTCTGAGAGGTCATGACTCATGTTTGATCCATCTTCATTGTAAACGTTGGAGCTATAAAGCTACAGTTAACTAACTTATTACTAaacttctctcgctctttctctccctacaccAACCCAAGGCCCCTCCATTCTTACatcccgctctccctcctctctctgtgtgtggtcaTGGCTGACCCATCGCCTGGCTGGTGGAAGCTCACCTTCCTACGTAAGAAGAAGTCGGAGCCCAAGGTACTGTACGAGATCCCAGCGGAGTACGGCAGCAATACCACATCCCACGGCGGAGCCCCTGGGCCAGTAGAGGGCGCCACAGAGGACAGCCAGTTGAACGCCCGTCTGGAGAGGATAGTGGATAAGACCACTACCAAGGGACGCCATGTCAAAGTGTCCCACTCAGGACGTTTTAAAGAGAAGAAGAAGGTCAGGGCCACGTTAGCAGAAACCCCCGATCTGTTCCCTGGTCACGAGCCTAGCAACGAGAACCTCTGAGCTGGGAAAcaaagttcacacacacacacatgcacacacaccaaaaaTGAATGGCTTTCTCTATTAAACCAATTCATGCACACTCAAACACAGAAGAcgttctctgcctctccctcattGGTCACACCATTTCATACGGTGCCCTCTATCACACTCAGTAACACTCATAGAGATGGAGGGCAGTGCATCCCATTGGGACATGTCGTCTGTGTCAATCCAGCCAGAGGTCTTTGTTCTCTATTCCCTATTAATGTGGGACTGACTGGGAGTCTTTGTATGCATCTTGgtatcacactctctctgtatcttccaTCTATATCCAGTGGAAGAATGGGACACCTGattctcccctgtctgtctgcttcatACCTAGGCCATGTTTACATGAACAGACGACCTTCAATGAGGTGCTATTAGTCATCTTCGGTTTTAAATATTCAACAGAtcacaggaacagagaggagttTCAGGGCATGCGTATTACATTGTACAGTCATTGTGCGGTACAGAATGTGTACTTTACTGGTGTTGTTAAGTTTGTCATCTGTACAAAGCAAATAGGTAACGTATGAAACAGATGTTTGCATAACAGCTTTATGACCTAGAGGACATGGTTACTGACTGTTGGAGGTTGACTGGTTTCCATAGCGGCAGACTGTGTCACGTGTCATTCACAAACATGTCACCTCAAAAATCAATTGTTCTAAAATCAATTGTTCTAAAACTAACCTGAGTTTTAAAAcctgagtatatatatatatatatatatatatatatatatatacttgttttaatttttttatttataaaaaaacaatAGACTTCTCTATCCCTTTAAAATTTAATCTCAAACTAGACAAACATTTACGTTTTTCTTTGAATTGCACTTTCTAATGTAAAAGTCAAGGACTGCTTCATAGATAGACTGCAAGGTTTCAACACAAGTTCTTTGCATTTCTCCAGTGTTGCTTTAGTATTTGCAAGATATTGGCAGACGCTGAAGCCAAAACAAAAGCAGAAATGGAAGAGGAAGCGAGACACCCCAATTGCTGATTTTTTCTGGTTCAGTGAAAGTCAATGAAGTACTGTAAGTAGACCAGACCTAGCTGCTATTGCATTGGTGGCTATGGGAGACACACCCAGTTAAGTAGACCAGAACTGACTATTTATTTTCGATGGTAGAAGGCCTGAGTGAACTCTCTTCATTTGTCCACCATCTTTGCTAAAACTACACATGAGATCTCTCCTCTACAAAGACTGAAAAAGTATCTTTCATTTCATTTTCACCTTCTACACTTAATGACAAAAATCCCTTTCATTGAAAGGGTGCTGTACATTTGGAATAATTTTGTAAAATGAATGCAGACTTGTTTtataaataaaatatacataTGATTTTATTGAAATGCTTAAGGTTCTCTCTTGTGTTACTGTGAACTCATTCCATGACCTCTTATAGGATGATAATGATCATGCAaaacagtgcgacaaaaacaacaacacagagttacacataaacaaatgtacagtcagtaacacaaaataaaataaaaatctatgtacagtgtgtgcagatGTAGAAGGGTAGAGAGgtaggtaataaataggccatagaggcaaaaataattacagtttagcattaacactggagtgatagatgtgcagatgatgatgtgcaagtagagataccggagtgcaaaagagcaagagggtaagtaataatatggggatgaggtggtccggtgtgctatttacagatgggctgtgtacaggtacagtgatcagtaagctgctcagacagctgaagcttaaagttagagagggagatataagactccagcttcagagatttttgcaattctttccagtcattggcagcagaaaactggaaggaaaggcagccaaagtaagtgttggctttggggacgaCCAGTGAAGTATACCTGccggagcgcgtgctatgggtgggtgttgctatggtgaccagtgagctgagatactgctgggctttacctagcaaagacttacagatgacctggagccaatgggtttggcgacggatatgtagtgaggtccagccaacgagagcatacaggtcgcagtggtgggtagtatatggggctttggtgataaaacagtTAGTGATGCCCTCTAGTGGGAACAAGCCCAATGTTTATCTCAAAGTTGGCACATTCGATCTAGACAgaagggttggggtcaattccatttgaattccagtcaattcagaaagtaaatcaaaatcaaattctACATTTCCCttattgaaaagcattgaagagaTTTAGAATTGGAATTTCAGGGTACTtgctgaattgactggaattgaaatggaattgaccccaaccctgctaggCAGGGTCTATTATGGCAGAGGATCCCAAACTGTTAATTCCCATGAACCCTTCAGGAACATGAAACAATACACATTTAACAACTTATACTATGTATCAGTTATACAATATTAATACATGCCATTTTGATGCTAATACTGCCCTTTGGACCTGCATATCCAGGCTCATTGGGTGTGTAGGTAGTCCTACTATGATCAAAATTGTATTTGTAAATTATATTATGGATTATAAAGGATGGAATATCCTGTACATTAAAATATAATATCATACATTTAATACACTTGTACAATAAAATATCCTATGGCTATGATCCAACATTTGACAAAGTCTGTTATGGCAATCGACTACCACCAGAGGGCAGTGATAAGGCAGGGAACTCAGAGCCATACCCAAAACTCCTttgacagagaaagatagagagagaaataaagagagagagaaagaaagaaaaatagaaacagacagagataagGGGAGAAGTTCATTCGAGGAGCAACAAGGGATGATAAAATAGAATGAATGACACTGAAGAGGCACATTGACAAAAAGGAAAATGAATGTGTGCCTGTGTGAAAGAAGCTAGGAATGAGTAGCAGAGGTAAATAAGgtctgatgacatggagtctgagcttgCTAAACATATCAAGGATCTCGTGGACCAGTTTCATGGGCTTAGTAGCCTCAAATGCAGAGAACTTGCTTACGAATTGGCACATCGAATCAACAGTCAAGAAATAGAAGGATAAGTTATATTGAACAGAGGACAgtaatactgaacaaaaatataaacacaatatgcaacaatttcaaagatttaaactgagttacagttcatataaggaattcagtcatttgaaataaatacattaggccctaatctatggatttcacatgactgggaacacaGATATGTATCTGTTGGACACAAATAATTTAAGAAAAACtaggggagtggatcagaaaaccagtcagtatctgatgtgaccatttgcctcatgcaatgcgacacatctccttcgaatagtgttgaccaggctgttgattgtggcctgtggaatgctgtcccactcctcttctttaatggctgtgtgaagtagatggatattggcgggaactggaacacgctgtcgtacacctTGATCTAGAGCATCTCAAacctgctcaatgggtgacaagtctggtgagtatgcaggtcataGAAGAACTGCGACATTTTCAGGTTCCAGGAATGGTGTACACATCCTTGTAACATGGGACCGTGCATtataatgctgaaacatgaggtgatggcggcggatgaatggcacgataaGGGGCCTCGGGATTTCGTCACGGTATCTCCGTGCATACAAATTTCCATAGAGAAAAATGCAATTGAGTTCATTGTTCGTAGctaatgcctgcccataccataccCCCAGTGCCGCCATGGGGAaaactgttcacaacgttgacatcagcaaaccgctagcCCACACAACGCGATACATGtgttctgcggttgtgaggccggttggacgttcTGCCAAAATCTTTAAAACAACATCGGCACGCCAACGAGTTTCTTATGGTAGAGAAAGATATTTacattcagttctctggcaacatctctggtggacattcctgcagtcagcatggcaattgcaaaactccctccaaattgagacatctgtggcattgtgttgtgtgacaaaactgcacattttagagtggccttttactgtccccagcacaaggtgcacatgtgtaatgatcatgctgtttaatcagcttcatgatatgccacacctgtcaggtgtggcaaatgagaaatgctcactaacagagatgtaaacataTTTTTTGAACAACATGttaaagaaataagctttttgcaCGTTTCGGGGATCTTTTAATTCAGCCCATGAAACAGCGGACCTACactttgcatgttgtgtttatatttttgttcagtatatatctgaATGTAGGCATAGGAACACTCTCTCAAAATGCAAATTCAttatttaaaaatcatacaatgtgattttctggatttttgttttagattctgtctctcacagttgaagtgtacctatgatgaaaattacagacctctacatgctttgtaagtaggaaaacctgcaaaatcggcagtgtatcaaataattgttctccccactgtatgttgttCTCAACATCAAGCTGGAGAGATTCCACATTAAATGAGCCAGGACTACAGTTTACTGTAAGCGCACTCTTCCCGTGGACTTTTTACATCCAAGTACTGAGCGAACTACCTGTCATTTTATCTTCAGTTGAGGTGGAGAAAAATGCTGTCAGTTGACAGATATGTAAGACGTTAAACAACTGAACTCTACAGACATGTGTTTTTGGCTTTGTGTTTCTTTAGTAACTGTACAGTAGCTAATCATCAGTGATCGGGCCTTTAGGCGATATCAACACTTGTGAAGCATCCCACCTTTCCCTTCCACCAACTAGTTGTGGTATGGAGGTTACCAAATGGATGTGTTGTCACGTTTATGTATAAAGTACTTgacgtgcagtgtgtgtgtgtgtgtgtgtgtgtgtgtgtgtgtgtgtgtgtgtgtgtgtgtgtgtgtgtgtgtgtgtgtgtgtgtgtgtgtgtgtgtgtgtgtgtgtgtgtgtgtgtgtgtgtgtgtgtgtgtgtgtgtgtgtgtgtgtgtaagttggACGTTCAAGGGTTTTAAGGTCAGGGTGTAGAAAATAAATGCTGTAGGTCAAGTAAGTTATATGTAAGGCCACTTAACCAAGGTCAGGTCACAGGTGAGTGGATGGGTTGACCCCTGTTTATCCGCATGTCGGACACCTTAATCATAAACTCCAAGAAAACAAAATGCAACTGATATGGAAAATGTATGTCTGTCATAAATGTAGCATTTTTACAGGAACAACTGCTGGTCATACATCACAACTTACTCACGCTGGTTTACTCACGCTAGTTTACTCACGCTAGCTTACTCACGCTAGTTTACTCACGCTAGTTTACTCACGCTAGCTTACTCACGCTAGCTTACTCAGTCAATATATTCCAGTACACTGGCTCAGGCAAAGAGACACACCATTGTAGGCCTACATAAGGTCCATACACCCTCCTCGGCTCTGTACAActgtcccactgggcacagatgtcaattaaACATCTATTCCACGTCGTGCCTTTCTTGTGAAGCTGGAAATGTATGTAGTTATTTGCCAGAGGACCTCACGTCTTTAAACCAGGTGTCATTGTCTGGCTACAGGAATTCCACGTTGGTGGAAACAACGtttattcaaccagtgtgtgcccagtggggtcTTACAGACAGACTTCAACCGTTAGCAATATCAGATTTCTCTCACAACAAAATATTACTGTCAATATGTTTATcctgtggtggaaaaagtaccaaaCTGTCGAACTTGAGTAAATGTAAAGATACCtgaatagaaaattactcaagtaaaggtagtcacccagtaaaattctacttgagaaaaagtctaaaagtatttggtttaaaatatacttaaatatcagaATTTTTTTATTTCTTATATTAAggaaaccagatggcaccattttcttgttttttatttatttacggaaAGCCACGGGCACACTtcaacattcagacataatttacaaacgaagcatgcgTGTTTAGTGagcctccagatcagaggcattagggatgaccagggaggttCTCTTAAGAAGTATTTGTGAATTAGACTATTTTTCTGTCCTgctgagcattcaaaatgtaatgagtacttttgggtgtcaagg
The sequence above is a segment of the Oncorhynchus gorbuscha isolate QuinsamMale2020 ecotype Even-year linkage group LG16, OgorEven_v1.0, whole genome shotgun sequence genome. Coding sequences within it:
- the LOC124000621 gene encoding proline-rich protein 15-like protein A → MADPSPGWWKLTFLRKKKSEPKVLYEIPAEYGSNTTSHGGAPGPVEGATEDSQLNARLERIVDKTTTKGRHVKVSHSGRFKEKKKVRATLAETPDLFPGHEPSNENL